From the genome of Deinococcus sp. AJ005, one region includes:
- the rpe gene encoding ribulose-phosphate 3-epimerase, with the protein MGAIAGADWAHVDVMDGMFVPNISFGLPILAAARRASNLPLDVHLMIERPERYLKDFAAAGADSMTVHVESTPHVHRAVQQIRELGKRAGVTLNPGTPLEAVRPLLGDVDLVLVMSVNPGFGGQKFIPASLERIRTLRRWLDEMGSDAELQVDGGVSSTNARAVVSAGATVLVAGSAVYGPGGAKAGLERLREALK; encoded by the coding sequence ATGGGGGCCATCGCCGGGGCCGACTGGGCACATGTGGACGTGATGGACGGGATGTTCGTGCCCAACATCAGTTTCGGGTTGCCCATCCTGGCAGCGGCGCGGCGGGCCAGCAACCTGCCGCTGGACGTTCACCTGATGATCGAGCGCCCCGAACGTTACCTGAAGGACTTCGCCGCTGCCGGGGCCGACAGCATGACCGTGCATGTCGAGTCCACGCCGCATGTTCACCGCGCCGTGCAGCAGATCCGGGAGCTGGGTAAGCGGGCGGGCGTGACCCTCAACCCCGGCACCCCGTTGGAGGCTGTGCGACCCTTGCTGGGCGACGTGGATCTGGTGCTGGTCATGAGCGTCAATCCCGGCTTTGGCGGCCAGAAATTCATTCCGGCCAGCCTGGAGCGGATTCGCACGTTGCGCCGCTGGCTGGATGAGATGGGAAGCGACGCCGAGTTGCAGGTGGACGGCGGCGTGTCCAGCACCAACGCCCGCGCGGTGGTCAGTGCCGGGGCCACGGTGCTAGTGGCTGGGAGTGCGGTCTATGGGCCAGGGGGCGCAAAGGCCGGGCTGGAACGCCTGCGGGAAGCCCTGAAGTGA
- a CDS encoding ribonuclease HII: protein MPPLLPSVTPDWAYEREHWRRGYFRVAGVDEAGRGAWAGPVTVAAVILPGLALDYPFRDSKQLTAPQREEYAAEVRRVALAYAVEHAWPDEIDELNILGATHAAALRALERLSPPPQALVTDYLKLRVRIPISAPPKADALSYSVAAASLLAKTERDAVMRELDCQHPCYGFATHKGYGAPAHRAALEQLGVSAAHRRTFAPIRRLLEDGEGGLFPVQP, encoded by the coding sequence ATGCCTCCTTTGCTCCCCTCTGTGACGCCGGACTGGGCCTACGAGCGAGAACACTGGCGGCGCGGGTATTTCCGGGTGGCGGGTGTGGACGAGGCCGGGCGCGGGGCCTGGGCCGGGCCAGTCACCGTGGCGGCGGTGATTCTGCCCGGTCTGGCGCTGGACTATCCGTTCCGCGACAGCAAGCAACTGACCGCGCCGCAACGCGAGGAATACGCCGCAGAGGTCCGCCGTGTGGCCCTGGCCTACGCCGTGGAACACGCCTGGCCCGACGAGATTGACGAACTGAACATCCTGGGCGCGACGCACGCGGCGGCGTTGAGGGCGCTGGAAAGACTCAGTCCGCCCCCGCAGGCGCTGGTCACGGATTACCTGAAACTCCGCGTCAGAATTCCCATCAGTGCCCCGCCCAAAGCTGACGCCCTGAGCTACAGCGTGGCCGCCGCCAGCCTGCTGGCGAAAACAGAGCGTGACGCCGTGATGCGCGAACTGGACTGCCAGCATCCGTGCTACGGTTTTGCCACCCACAAGGGCTACGGCGCACCGGCCCACCGCGCCGCGCTGGAGCAACTGGGCGTGAGCGCGGCGCACCGCCGGACCTTTGCTCCCATCCGGCGACTGCTGGAAGACGGCGAGGGCGGTCTGTTTCCAGTTCAGCCCTGA